The Neorhodopirellula lusitana DNA window GGCATGGTCAAACGTGTGTATCAAACCGCAGCCAAGATTGTTGTGGCACAGATAAACGGCGTAGGAGATAGTGGCGACGTAGGCAAATGGTTTCATTCGCAAGATTGGAATGCGTCCCCATGCGGCAAGCGATACCAAGCCAATGATCAAGACGGTGGCGACCGGATTGTGTTTGCCATGATCGATGCAGTGGAAGACGATCACGGCAGCGGCGATCCCGGCGAGGTTGTGCCAGCGGCTTCCAACCTTGGTTTTTATCATGTACAGCAAGAAGCCGATCATGAACATCGGCACGAAGTCCAGTACCAATAGATGCCGCAAGGCGGTCGCAATGGTGAATAGCCCGTGATCGGAATAGCCGTCTTTTAGTGCATCAAGCGAGGGGCAGATGACGGCCGAGGCTGCCAGCAAACTTCCCCAGCCCAGCCAATACCGTGTGAGGCCACCGCTACAGAAGAGGGCTACCAGGACGAGATAGAACATCATTTCGACCTGCAGCGTCCACATCACCGGGTCGATGCACTCATAGCCAAAAACTCGCGGCATCAAGGTCAGGTTGGCTAGGAACTGCGCTACCGAAACGGGTTGGCTGTTGAGCGGTTCCAGGCTGCAAATGAACACATTGGCCACAATCACGATCAAGAACAGCGGGACAATCCGAATCAACCTTGCGGCAACAAAGTCGCCGGGCTGGCCACGACGCAATAGCGACATGCTGTTCACGAAGCCGGACAGCATCAAGAACATCATCACGCCATACGCACCGTAGGGCCATTCACCACCGAGCGGCGTGGTGTACCCGAACTTGACCGCGTAAACGTGCGTGAAGTGAAACAGCACCAAATTAATTGCCGCCATTGAACGCAGTGCGTCCAGTTCGACAATTCGTCGGCGTGGCGTCGATGCCGCGTCCGCCGATTGTGGCGAGTTCGATGGGATCGCTTCGGTGGGATTGATGTTCATTTACCGAGTGGGGTAGACCAAGTTCCAGAAAAGCTCGACGAGCGAGTTGTGTCCATTAGAAAGCTAATTTGTGATCACCCATTTTGGGTAATGGCCAGAAATTTCGCCCCTCTAGAGAGCCGATGCGTGTGGTCTGGCGCGAAAAAACGATTGTTAGTGAAAACAGCGGTTTTGCTGAATGACCAGAAGATTCTGTTTGGGGCAAAAATGACCCGCCTTTCGCAAAAGGACGGCTTCCACGACACTCTTCGGCTTGACTTTCGACTTTTTCTGCTAGCGACCGATTCCAATGAAATACGTCATCATTATTCCTGACGGCTGTGCCGATGAGCCGCTTGATTCTCTTCAGGGCAAAACGCCACTCCAGGCCGCTAAATTGCCCGCCATGGACGCGATCGCCGCGGCTGGATGCGTGGGTGTCACCGATAACACGCCCGCCGACTTCCCGGCCGGAAGCGAGGTCGCCAACCTGTGTTTGTTGGGGTACGACCCGAATGAGTTTTTCACCGGTCGGGCTCCCCTGGAAGCGGCTGCGACGGGAATTCAGCTGGGACCTTACGACTGCGCCGTTCGCTGTAATTTGGTGACGGTCGAAGACCAGATCATGATCGACTTCACCGCTGACCACATCAGCACCGAAGATTCCACCGCCATGCTCGGCGAGCTGAATGCTCAGTTGCTGCGATGCGACGATCCGCCGATTGATCCTGAGGTCGCTTCGCGGCTGGAGTTTGTGCCCGGTGTCAGTTACCGGAACCTGTTGATTTACCGCGGTGATGAAGCTCACCCGTCACCGTTCACACCGACGACTCGCTCATCGGCGCCGCACGATTTGACTGATTTAACGGTCGCCGAAGATTTCCCCCGCGGGCCGGGAAGCGACATTCTGGTCGCCTTAATGAGTGCGTCGGAAGAGGTGTTGGCAGCGCATCCAATCAATGTTGCTCGACAAAAAGCGGGCAAAAAGACCGCCACCCATGTTTGGCTGTGGGGCAGCGGTGGGGCACCAGGGTTGCCGACGTTCGACGAGCGGTATGGGCTGAAAGGCGTCATGATCACGGCTGTCGATTTGTTGCGAGGCATCGGAGCTTTGGCGGGTTGGCCGCGAATCGAAGTTGAAGGCGCGACCGGATATCTGGATACGAATTACGCCGGCAAGGGTGAAGCGGCGATCAAGGCGTTGGCCGAATACGACATCGTTTGCGTACACGTGGAGGCACCCGATGAAGCGTCTCACGAAGGCCGAGCGGATGCCAAAATCGAGGCTCTTGAACAGATTGACCGCCACGTTGTGGGCCCACTATGGGATGCCGTTAAGAATGATTCTTCGGCGAGAATCCTGGTTCTGCCCGATCATCCGACTTTCTGCCGAACGAAGAAGCACACCCATGGCCCTGTGCCGTTGACGATTGCTGGAGCTGGAATTCCGGCGGATTCCGCGTCGACCTATGACGAAATTTCGGCCGCGCAAACAGGTCTGGTATTTGATCCGGGTTGGACGATGATGGATCGCTTCATTTACCCCGATTTCCAAGCTTAACGCGTCGAACGCTGCCCTGCCCTGCCCTGCCCTGCTTTAGCCTGCTTTGGCCTGCCCTGCTTTGCTCTGGCTTGGTTTGCCCCTCCATCCCCGCTCCACGTTTCCTGATGTCATGTCTCTGATTGTTCAAAAATTTGGTGGCACCTCAGTCGCCGACACTGAAAAAATCCGCGCTGCCGCTCGTCGTGCCATTCGGGCACAAAAACAAGGGCACCGTGTTGTCATGGTCGTCAGCGCGATGGGCAAGCAAACCGACGTGCTGCTGAAGCTAGCGGCGGGCGTTTGCGAACGACCGCCCGCTCGCGAGATGGACATGTTGTTGAGCACCGGAGAGCAAACCAGCGTGGCTCTGGTCGCAATGGCGATCCACGATCTAGGGTCGAAGGCTGTCAGCCTGACCGGTGGCCAGATTGGGATGAAAACGGACAACAGCTTCTCCAAAGCTCGCATCCGGTCGATCGATACCCGCCGCATCGAAAGGCTGCTCGAAGAAGGCAACATTGTCGTGGCTGCCGGATTCCAGGGCATTGATGACGATCTGAATATCACCACGTTGGGTCGCGGCGGTTCCGATACCACCGCCGTTGCACTGGCGGCTGTGTTGGGTGCCGATGCGTGCGAGATCAATACCGACGTCGATGGGGTTTACACCACCGATCCGCGACTCCTTCCCGAGGCTCGCCGTGTCGATGTGATTAGCTACGACGAGATGCTTGAATTGGCTTCGCTGGGAGCGGGCGTGATGCACTCGCGGTCGATTGAATTCGCCAAGAAGTTCTCCGTTCCGATCCACGTGCGCAGCAGTTTCGGCGACCGTGACGGGACCATGATTGTTGCTCAGGCGGAATCCGAAAGTGCTGCCGTCAGTGGTGCCGCCCTGACCAAGGACGAGGCTCGCGTGACCGTCCTCGGCGTGCCGGATGTGCCAGGCATGAGCCGCACGATTTTCAATGCCATCGCGGCCCAGAAAATTGCGGTCGACATGGTTGTGCAAAATGTCGGTGCCGAAGGCAAAGCGGATGTGTCCTTCACCGTCGCTGGCGACGAACTTGATCAAACACTGCGTGCGGTGGAGTCGATTGTGGATTCCATCGATGCCAGTGGCGTCACGCACGACGCGGAAGTTTCCAAGGTGAGTGTCGTTGGTTTAGGAATGGCCGACCAGAAAGCCGTGGCCGCCAAAATGTTCCGTGCACTGGCCGATGCCGGCGTGAACATTCAGATGATCACCACCAGTGAAATCAAAATTTCGGCGTTGGTGCCACGTGAGCAATCCGCCGCTGCACTTCGTGCCGTGCATGAGGGATTCACGCTTGATCAGCGTCCTGCAGACGCGAAAACTTGGAAAGAGATCAAAGCGGAAGCAGCGGTCGAAGCTGATGTTCACGACGTCGTGTCGCGTTTGCAAAATGATGCATTGGAAGCTTTAACACTGACGGATATTGCGTTTGTCGGCGGTCAGGCTCGTGTCACGCTTGATGGCGTACTGGATCAAGTTGGGATCGCGGCCGATGTGTTTGAAGAGATTGGTCAAGCGGGCATCTTTATCGACATGATCGTGCAGGGATTTGACGGCGAAGACGGGCGTACCAGCGTCAGCTTTACCACGGATGAAGCGAACCTCGAAGCGAGCATCAAGGTTGCCGAACAGATCTGTGAGAAGCACGCGATGCGAGGTGTGCGTGGTTCCGCTGGAATCACTAAGCTGAGTGTCAGCGGGATTGGTTTGCGTAGTCACACGCAGGTCGGAACGGTCCTGTTTGATCAACTGGCTGAAGCCAAAATCAACGTTGAGATGATCGCGACC harbors:
- a CDS encoding aspartate kinase, translating into MSLIVQKFGGTSVADTEKIRAAARRAIRAQKQGHRVVMVVSAMGKQTDVLLKLAAGVCERPPAREMDMLLSTGEQTSVALVAMAIHDLGSKAVSLTGGQIGMKTDNSFSKARIRSIDTRRIERLLEEGNIVVAAGFQGIDDDLNITTLGRGGSDTTAVALAAVLGADACEINTDVDGVYTTDPRLLPEARRVDVISYDEMLELASLGAGVMHSRSIEFAKKFSVPIHVRSSFGDRDGTMIVAQAESESAAVSGAALTKDEARVTVLGVPDVPGMSRTIFNAIAAQKIAVDMVVQNVGAEGKADVSFTVAGDELDQTLRAVESIVDSIDASGVTHDAEVSKVSVVGLGMADQKAVAAKMFRALADAGVNIQMITTSEIKISALVPREQSAAALRAVHEGFTLDQRPADAKTWKEIKAEAAVEADVHDVVSRLQNDALEALTLTDIAFVGGQARVTLDGVLDQVGIAADVFEEIGQAGIFIDMIVQGFDGEDGRTSVSFTTDEANLEASIKVAEQICEKHAMRGVRGSAGITKLSVSGIGLRSHTQVGTVLFDQLAEAKINVEMIATSELQVNVVIDSAQADTATRRLKAAFADALN
- a CDS encoding cofactor-independent phosphoglycerate mutase, translating into MKYVIIIPDGCADEPLDSLQGKTPLQAAKLPAMDAIAAAGCVGVTDNTPADFPAGSEVANLCLLGYDPNEFFTGRAPLEAAATGIQLGPYDCAVRCNLVTVEDQIMIDFTADHISTEDSTAMLGELNAQLLRCDDPPIDPEVASRLEFVPGVSYRNLLIYRGDEAHPSPFTPTTRSSAPHDLTDLTVAEDFPRGPGSDILVALMSASEEVLAAHPINVARQKAGKKTATHVWLWGSGGAPGLPTFDERYGLKGVMITAVDLLRGIGALAGWPRIEVEGATGYLDTNYAGKGEAAIKALAEYDIVCVHVEAPDEASHEGRADAKIEALEQIDRHVVGPLWDAVKNDSSARILVLPDHPTFCRTKKHTHGPVPLTIAGAGIPADSASTYDEISAAQTGLVFDPGWTMMDRFIYPDFQA
- a CDS encoding acyltransferase family protein; the protein is MNINPTEAIPSNSPQSADAASTPRRRIVELDALRSMAAINLVLFHFTHVYAVKFGYTTPLGGEWPYGAYGVMMFLMLSGFVNSMSLLRRGQPGDFVAARLIRIVPLFLIVIVANVFICSLEPLNSQPVSVAQFLANLTLMPRVFGYECIDPVMWTLQVEMMFYLVLVALFCSGGLTRYWLGWGSLLAASAVICPSLDALKDGYSDHGLFTIATALRHLLVLDFVPMFMIGFLLYMIKTKVGSRWHNLAGIAAAVIVFHCIDHGKHNPVATVLIIGLVSLAAWGRIPILRMKPFAYVATISYAVYLCHNNLGCGLIHTFDHAGVPPLASLAIVIVFSFALGILVTHRIEQPLTRRLRAWYESVRSAQTVSANIA